Proteins encoded together in one uncultured Sphaerochaeta sp. window:
- a CDS encoding Ig-like domain-containing protein: MNTIGKWIGILGLFLILIVAGCDIGMTGLNTQDVGTLSLQVKQGGDFVEKTLVPSISMDIVEWEITGSGPDQRTYGPQTFALDASITIPDLYKGSWDITVEGLNASEQVIGRGSKSLVITAAQTTNDTITVVPLSGNGTLSLDVTWPTSLFDNDVFEVILTDKDGVAYELFPTLNYTAGTGSYSGTWAAGYYDLNVQLLDGTTAVWGTYESVRIVEGQATEGTLILTEEMLNISNNGALNLDIVDDMQNPFLVSLSGVSGELTAGTSMQVSSSVDPSSETYSYVWFLNGVMIPGETLSIITFGDTLAIGHYNLALRVSDGTVISSTVHYFSVVPPVNVVIDPDYNFTPDETDSTPFTVVSIVPSDQAQNVPVGTSITVYFDDLINPISLNDVSMSVTVADQVVSGTFALERSANDLFAVLHFTPSQPFADNVDVTVTLSSVNGLLDKGGNTLENELVFTFHTAAAYVGDVTNLGFESGLTGWNITGNGGIVDLPFASVLSLEGVKAAMITTDSAVDYGLSGTPLNEATSMLSSGSLEVPGAATLCSFDYYFLSAEFIEFIGSQFDDTLTMTFSGPSGTIIETIETVNTYQISDCIPLTSSLDYDLYHTGAKTKQVDISGLGSPITISFAISDVGDQAYISALLVDNFRFE, translated from the coding sequence CAGGATGTCGGTACCCTATCATTGCAGGTAAAACAAGGTGGGGATTTCGTAGAGAAGACTTTGGTTCCCAGTATCTCCATGGATATTGTGGAGTGGGAGATTACCGGCTCTGGTCCTGATCAGAGGACGTATGGCCCCCAGACCTTTGCCCTCGATGCCTCAATTACCATCCCTGACCTCTACAAGGGTTCCTGGGATATTACGGTAGAGGGATTGAATGCATCAGAACAAGTGATCGGACGTGGGTCGAAGAGCTTGGTGATCACAGCAGCTCAGACAACCAACGATACAATCACTGTTGTACCTCTGAGCGGTAATGGAACACTGAGCTTGGATGTTACTTGGCCTACAAGCCTCTTTGACAATGACGTGTTTGAGGTAATACTGACTGATAAGGACGGAGTAGCATATGAACTGTTTCCAACCTTGAATTATACTGCAGGGACTGGTTCCTATAGTGGAACATGGGCAGCCGGCTACTATGATTTGAATGTACAGTTGCTTGATGGGACTACTGCAGTATGGGGTACCTACGAATCTGTTCGAATTGTAGAAGGACAGGCTACAGAGGGAACCCTCATCTTGACTGAGGAGATGTTGAATATCAGCAATAACGGGGCATTGAACCTTGATATTGTCGATGACATGCAGAACCCATTTCTCGTGAGTCTTTCTGGGGTCTCGGGTGAACTGACTGCAGGTACATCCATGCAAGTGAGTAGTTCGGTAGACCCATCCAGTGAAACATACAGTTATGTATGGTTTCTCAATGGTGTCATGATACCGGGTGAAACCCTGTCGATAATAACCTTTGGCGATACGCTTGCTATCGGCCACTATAATTTGGCATTGCGAGTAAGTGATGGAACGGTCATATCCTCTACAGTACACTATTTTAGTGTAGTACCTCCCGTGAATGTAGTGATTGATCCTGATTACAACTTCACCCCGGATGAAACTGATAGTACACCGTTTACTGTGGTTTCTATTGTTCCTTCCGATCAAGCTCAAAATGTACCGGTTGGTACTTCTATCACTGTGTACTTTGATGATTTGATCAACCCAATAAGTCTGAATGATGTCTCCATGTCGGTAACTGTTGCTGACCAGGTTGTGTCCGGGACCTTTGCATTGGAGCGTTCAGCCAATGATCTCTTTGCGGTACTTCACTTCACCCCGTCACAACCGTTTGCGGATAATGTGGATGTCACAGTTACGCTGAGTAGTGTGAATGGCTTGCTAGACAAGGGTGGTAATACCCTGGAGAATGAGCTTGTCTTTACATTCCATACCGCTGCAGCCTATGTGGGTGATGTTACAAACCTCGGATTTGAAAGCGGACTGACAGGGTGGAATATCACTGGTAATGGAGGAATAGTGGATCTTCCCTTTGCTTCTGTGTTGTCTTTGGAGGGAGTAAAGGCAGCCATGATCACAACTGATTCAGCGGTTGACTACGGTCTTTCTGGGACACCATTGAATGAGGCAACTTCTATGTTGAGTAGTGGAAGTCTTGAGGTTCCGGGAGCGGCGACGTTGTGCTCATTCGATTACTACTTCCTCTCTGCTGAGTTCATAGAGTTTATTGGGTCACAATTTGATGATACATTGACTATGACCTTCTCTGGGCCAAGCGGTACCATCATAGAGACGATTGAGACGGTCAATACGTATCAAATAAGTGATTGTATACCATTGACAAGTAGCCTCGATTACGACCTCTACCATACTGGAGCAAAGACGAAACAGGTAGATATTTCTGGTCTGGGAAGCCCCATCACCATTAGTTTTGCTATTTCGGATGTCGGTGATCAGGCATATATCTCTGCTCTCTTGGTGGACAATTTCCGATTTGAGTAG
- a CDS encoding LacI family DNA-binding transcriptional regulator, translated as MKHKTIDDIALEAGVSKATVSRVISHPEIVSKRTQERVRAVMDKYSYTPSLLAQGLAGSPTRTIGVIIDELSNFFFIEIAEGIDRILSPNGYSMLLSSSRWVEEREIQLVRSLISNRVQGVLIAPISENSTAIKLLQEAGIPFVVINSIPKDPSISYVCCDNYEGGRIAAHYLNNYPSEQIIVITGFAHQSIEHRLEGFYNTINSPESIIRYSQIKTQEEGYILAPDLIKKNHIDHIKTTLFITNDNVAIGIINRLVEEGIKIPEQVSILGYDNIRISELCRIPLTTINQFITKTGELAAQSLLKLLKKQDSVYHHSIHPSLIQRESTAQIPQ; from the coding sequence ATGAAACATAAAACCATAGATGATATTGCCCTTGAAGCAGGAGTAAGCAAAGCAACCGTCTCCCGTGTTATCAGCCACCCTGAGATTGTCTCGAAGCGTACCCAGGAACGCGTACGTGCAGTGATGGATAAATATTCTTACACCCCGAGCTTGCTTGCACAGGGACTTGCAGGGAGCCCAACTCGAACAATTGGGGTTATCATCGATGAGCTCTCAAACTTTTTCTTTATTGAAATCGCTGAGGGAATTGACCGTATCCTCTCTCCCAATGGGTATTCTATGCTTTTATCAAGTTCACGTTGGGTTGAAGAGAGAGAGATACAGCTAGTTCGGTCACTGATAAGCAACCGGGTACAAGGAGTGCTCATCGCTCCAATCAGTGAGAACAGTACGGCGATTAAACTCCTTCAAGAAGCAGGTATTCCATTTGTTGTAATCAATAGCATACCCAAGGATCCTTCAATTTCATATGTTTGCTGCGACAACTATGAGGGAGGACGTATTGCTGCACACTATCTCAACAATTATCCAAGCGAGCAGATAATTGTTATCACGGGATTCGCTCACCAATCCATCGAACACCGTCTTGAAGGTTTCTACAACACCATCAATTCACCAGAATCTATCATTCGCTATTCACAGATAAAGACGCAAGAGGAGGGATACATTCTCGCTCCTGATCTTATCAAAAAGAATCATATTGATCATATCAAGACAACACTCTTCATTACCAATGACAACGTAGCAATTGGCATCATCAATCGTCTCGTGGAAGAGGGAATCAAAATTCCAGAGCAGGTATCGATTCTTGGATATGACAACATCCGTATTAGCGAGCTTTGCAGAATTCCTCTTACCACAATAAATCAATTTATTACCAAAACAGGGGAGCTTGCAGCACAGAGCCTACTCAAGCTTCTCAAGAAGCAAGACAGCGTCTACCATCACTCAATTCACCCTTCCTTGATACAGAGGGAATCGACAGCTCAGATACCTCAATAA
- a CDS encoding PfkB family carbohydrate kinase: MQFHAQANKFEIIRLTTGYWWLKLGIKRNESGYIFKKLSSRRETVLSVNGILGNNIDIRQVMARNAGRPISIAIIGDLCLDLAYQVTTEQAEISVETGLQTYSVLNSKPELGGACNVAVNCKTLGAERVDIYGIVGSDFFGDLLISLLQKHGIETEGVVRQEETWATHVYHKVFERGVEHPRFDSGNFNTPTEASIIGLLSTLKKKLSEYDAVIINEQVPRGLHSESFQKALNKVIENTVSDSGIRWFADCRKLNDIYRKTIHKLNEQEGRLLYGPSCTLDRKELAIWLAKYFKQPIVLTLGPDGAIAVDETEAIQAFPGIHFAGQIDAVGAGDAFLAGLVVAESWGACLSEAAYIGNICAGVSLKVLYECGHPSTDEVILLSEKADWRYNPEIADDERKAQYWKDTPLEVVVSSQMSGFPKVAIFDHDGTISTLRQGWETVMEQSMLTAIAGEAYSSLSTKELQSLRGDIHAFIDRTTGIQTIEQMHYLVELVRHYGYVPEENVHTAAQYKELYNKELLAMVEKKVAEIRAQRLNATDVTMKGSIDFLRFLSSHGTELYLASGTDVDDVKREAELLGYANYFEGRIFGSVGDVSNDPKRLVIQQIIETRLNGDYESCVVFGDGPVEMREAKRHGLLAVGLLSDEVRRYGLNMKKRNRLVLGGADLLIPDFSHASTLSEYLGWEVK; encoded by the coding sequence TTGCAGTTTCATGCTCAAGCAAACAAATTTGAGATCATTCGGTTGACAACTGGGTATTGGTGGCTTAAGCTTGGTATAAAGAGAAATGAAAGCGGTTACATTTTCAAGAAGCTTTCTTCTCGCAGGGAGACTGTATTGAGCGTGAACGGTATTTTGGGAAATAACATTGATATCCGCCAGGTGATGGCCCGTAATGCAGGGCGACCAATATCTATTGCGATTATTGGTGATCTGTGTCTAGATCTTGCTTATCAGGTAACGACTGAACAGGCTGAAATATCGGTAGAAACTGGCTTGCAAACCTACTCAGTCCTCAACTCAAAGCCCGAGCTTGGAGGAGCTTGTAATGTTGCTGTGAATTGCAAAACCCTTGGAGCTGAACGAGTTGATATCTATGGAATCGTAGGTTCTGATTTTTTTGGTGATTTACTGATTTCCCTGTTGCAGAAACATGGCATCGAAACAGAAGGGGTTGTTCGTCAGGAAGAGACATGGGCAACGCATGTATATCATAAGGTCTTTGAGAGAGGAGTAGAACATCCTCGTTTTGATAGTGGTAATTTTAACACCCCAACTGAAGCGAGTATCATAGGTCTTCTCTCTACCCTGAAAAAAAAGCTATCTGAATATGATGCAGTCATCATCAATGAGCAAGTACCTCGCGGACTGCATAGTGAGTCTTTCCAAAAAGCCCTAAATAAAGTCATCGAAAATACCGTTTCTGATTCTGGGATTCGATGGTTTGCAGACTGTAGGAAATTAAATGATATTTATCGGAAAACTATCCATAAGCTCAATGAACAGGAAGGACGGCTTCTTTATGGCCCTTCCTGTACACTAGACAGAAAGGAATTGGCGATCTGGTTGGCCAAATATTTCAAGCAACCAATTGTCCTAACCCTCGGTCCTGATGGGGCTATTGCTGTAGATGAAACAGAGGCAATCCAGGCATTCCCCGGTATACATTTTGCTGGACAAATTGATGCAGTAGGTGCAGGTGACGCTTTTCTGGCTGGGTTGGTCGTGGCTGAGTCGTGGGGAGCCTGTCTATCGGAAGCTGCCTACATCGGTAATATCTGTGCAGGGGTTTCTCTGAAAGTTCTCTATGAATGCGGGCACCCATCAACTGATGAAGTGATCTTGCTATCTGAGAAAGCTGATTGGCGCTATAACCCTGAAATCGCAGATGATGAGAGAAAAGCCCAGTACTGGAAAGACACTCCTTTGGAAGTGGTCGTTTCTTCTCAAATGAGTGGATTTCCCAAGGTGGCGATATTCGACCATGATGGAACAATCTCAACCTTGCGACAGGGATGGGAAACTGTCATGGAGCAGAGTATGCTCACTGCAATAGCAGGAGAAGCTTACAGCTCACTATCAACTAAGGAGCTACAATCTCTTCGGGGTGATATTCACGCCTTCATTGATCGTACCACTGGCATCCAGACGATTGAACAGATGCATTACTTGGTAGAACTGGTGCGTCATTACGGTTACGTTCCTGAGGAAAATGTGCATACAGCAGCACAATATAAAGAGCTTTATAATAAAGAATTGCTGGCTATGGTTGAAAAAAAGGTCGCGGAGATTCGTGCCCAGCGGCTTAATGCCACTGATGTAACCATGAAAGGCTCAATAGATTTCTTGCGATTTCTCTCTTCACATGGTACAGAACTCTATCTTGCAAGTGGTACTGATGTTGATGATGTAAAGCGTGAAGCAGAACTACTTGGCTATGCAAACTACTTTGAAGGCCGAATTTTTGGCTCGGTCGGAGATGTCTCGAATGACCCTAAACGGTTGGTGATTCAGCAAATCATTGAAACACGGTTGAACGGAGACTATGAGTCATGTGTAGTTTTTGGTGATGGTCCAGTTGAGATGCGTGAGGCGAAGCGCCACGGCTTGCTAGCAGTTGGGTTGTTGAGTGATGAAGTCCGCCGATACGGTTTGAATATGAAGAAAAGGAACCGTCTAGTCTTGGGTGGAGCTGACCTTCTGATTCCTGACTTTTCTCATGCTTCTACTTTGAGCGAATACCTCGGTTGGGAGGTGAAGTGA
- a CDS encoding AGE family epimerase/isomerase — MDIVGQVNTWKEEMERHLHDELLPFWLDRVWDSDWGGYLTQWDAEGKDSGVDEKSLLAHMRTIYSLSLACSLDHDLDGRCSALAKKGVHFAIEHYWDPVHEGFFWLFNRKNEVLIDKKIVYGHSFAIYALSTYAKTFDDPIALEYAEKCFNLLQIYAAETSYGGYWEMFERDWTLSSGGSGGGDRKTLDVHMHLMEAYTALYNASGKAIHRRKLEEIIDLINTRILHPVHKTGIPQFNCDWSVAPQIKFDIIWGWDRFSDESGAKPNALDNTSYGHNVEFFWLLSDALRVLGKSIKPYEPMFVKILAHAVSYGVDREYGGVYVEGSLDGSVVYDDCKEFWQQAEFLIGMLDAYLTFGDEKFLEAYGNVHAFVFEKMIQHDLGEWLALLKRDGTPIWTHMSHSWKVNYHTIRSATLSLQRMDQILLRLQ; from the coding sequence ATGGATATTGTTGGACAAGTAAATACGTGGAAAGAAGAAATGGAGAGACATCTCCATGATGAGTTGCTCCCATTCTGGCTCGACCGTGTTTGGGATTCTGATTGGGGTGGGTATCTAACCCAGTGGGACGCTGAAGGCAAGGATTCAGGTGTTGATGAGAAATCATTACTTGCCCATATGCGTACTATTTATTCCCTTTCTCTTGCCTGTTCCTTGGATCATGATCTTGATGGACGTTGTTCAGCATTGGCAAAGAAAGGCGTCCACTTTGCGATAGAGCACTATTGGGATCCTGTACATGAAGGATTCTTCTGGCTGTTCAACCGGAAGAATGAGGTTCTCATTGATAAGAAAATCGTGTACGGCCACTCCTTCGCAATCTATGCGTTAAGCACGTATGCCAAAACTTTCGATGATCCAATTGCTTTGGAGTATGCAGAGAAGTGTTTTAATCTTCTCCAAATCTATGCTGCAGAGACTTCCTATGGTGGGTATTGGGAAATGTTTGAACGTGACTGGACCCTCTCATCAGGAGGTAGCGGTGGAGGAGACCGAAAAACTCTTGATGTTCACATGCATCTTATGGAAGCCTACACCGCATTGTACAATGCAAGTGGAAAGGCTATCCATCGAAGAAAACTGGAAGAAATTATTGACTTGATCAATACAAGAATTTTGCATCCGGTTCACAAAACTGGAATCCCTCAATTCAATTGTGATTGGTCGGTAGCTCCGCAGATCAAATTTGACATTATTTGGGGTTGGGATCGTTTCTCAGATGAGTCAGGGGCAAAACCGAATGCCCTTGATAATACATCCTATGGGCATAACGTGGAGTTCTTCTGGTTGCTGAGTGATGCTCTTCGAGTATTGGGCAAGTCTATTAAGCCCTATGAACCAATGTTTGTGAAAATACTGGCTCATGCAGTTTCCTACGGTGTTGATCGTGAATACGGTGGTGTCTACGTGGAAGGCTCTCTTGATGGTTCGGTAGTGTATGACGATTGTAAGGAATTTTGGCAACAAGCAGAGTTTTTGATTGGGATGCTTGATGCATATCTTACCTTTGGCGATGAGAAATTCCTGGAGGCATATGGAAATGTTCATGCTTTCGTATTTGAAAAGATGATACAGCATGATTTGGGTGAATGGCTTGCACTCTTGAAGCGAGATGGAACACCTATTTGGACTCATATGAGTCATTCTTGGAAAGTAAATTATCATACGATTCGCTCTGCTACGCTTAGCTTGCAGAGAATGGATCAGATATTGTTGCGTTTGCAATGA
- a CDS encoding ABC transporter substrate-binding protein produces MKKRIMVGLLVALMATTMIFAQGASEAKAESNTLEIFSWWTAGGEADGLEAMYNEFDRQYPGIEIINATVAGGAGTNAKAVLATRMQGGNPPDSFQVHAGHELIDTWVVSGFMEPITFVLEDAGYMDKFPADVIDIISYEGEVYSIPVNIHRSNVMWYSPKLFAQFNLQPPKTMADFFRVAEVFKANGIPALALGDNEIWAATHLLESVILANVGPDKYNALWEGKVKWNDAQVRSALNDFAKMMGYINRDHAALANMDAAGYVAEGKAAMNVMGDWAAGYYYSQGFKQGEDWDWVPTPGTSGNFIMLSDSFGLPKNAPNRDNVIKWLTLCASQEGQDAFNPIKGSIPARIDGDRSKYDRYLNAAMDDFASDAIVPSVAHGAAISEPWLTRINDIMSVFVTDLNVDKAITEFQAAADRYAPK; encoded by the coding sequence ATGAAAAAAAGAATCATGGTTGGTCTGTTGGTAGCCTTAATGGCAACCACGATGATCTTCGCGCAGGGTGCATCTGAAGCAAAAGCTGAAAGTAATACCCTGGAGATTTTTAGTTGGTGGACCGCTGGTGGTGAGGCTGATGGCTTGGAGGCGATGTACAATGAGTTTGATCGCCAGTATCCAGGCATCGAAATCATCAATGCTACGGTTGCTGGAGGGGCAGGAACCAATGCAAAGGCTGTTCTTGCTACCCGTATGCAGGGTGGAAATCCTCCCGATTCGTTCCAGGTTCATGCCGGTCACGAACTGATCGATACCTGGGTAGTCTCTGGATTCATGGAACCCATTACCTTCGTATTGGAAGATGCAGGGTACATGGATAAGTTCCCTGCGGATGTAATCGACATCATCTCTTACGAAGGTGAGGTCTATAGCATTCCCGTGAACATCCACCGCTCGAATGTAATGTGGTATAGTCCGAAGCTGTTTGCACAGTTCAACCTGCAACCACCAAAGACCATGGCTGACTTCTTCCGTGTTGCAGAAGTCTTCAAGGCGAATGGAATTCCAGCTCTTGCTCTTGGTGATAATGAGATCTGGGCTGCTACACACCTGCTTGAAAGCGTAATTCTCGCAAATGTTGGACCAGATAAGTACAATGCACTTTGGGAAGGTAAGGTTAAGTGGAATGATGCCCAAGTACGTAGTGCTTTGAATGATTTTGCCAAGATGATGGGATATATCAACCGCGACCACGCTGCTCTTGCAAACATGGATGCTGCAGGCTATGTAGCTGAAGGCAAAGCTGCCATGAACGTCATGGGCGACTGGGCTGCTGGTTATTATTACTCCCAGGGATTCAAGCAGGGCGAGGATTGGGATTGGGTTCCTACTCCTGGTACTTCAGGCAACTTCATCATGCTAAGTGACTCCTTTGGTTTGCCGAAGAATGCTCCCAATCGGGATAATGTCATCAAGTGGTTAACACTTTGTGCATCACAAGAAGGACAGGATGCCTTCAATCCTATCAAGGGTTCCATTCCTGCTCGCATTGATGGTGACCGTTCAAAGTATGACCGCTATTTGAATGCTGCCATGGACGATTTTGCATCCGATGCCATCGTTCCCAGTGTTGCTCATGGTGCTGCTATCTCTGAGCCTTGGCTCACCCGCATCAACGATATCATGAGTGTTTTTGTAACTGACTTGAACGTTGATAAGGCCATTACTGAGTTCCAGGCTGCTGCTGACCGATACGCACCTAAGTAA
- a CDS encoding sugar ABC transporter permease has translation MYCAKKDRRLAVLILLPMLLLLFIFVYGFIAWSFRISFTDWNSILPNMTSVGFENYQRLFDSQRFQTDIRNTIFFTLFFLVICIVGGFFLSYLLYSKLRGESFLRTIYLFPLSLSFVVTGVLWRWIFSPEVGVNSLFRMMGFEATFGWFTSTYSLGGFNVALIALIIAASWQYLGYTMAMFLAGLRGIPDQLIESAQIDGAGELATMWYVILPIIKPITFSAMIVLGHISLKIFDLAYAMTGKGPAFVTDFPGLFMFETTFRGNHYAEGAAISIIMLILVAVVIVPYLISTLRGDSE, from the coding sequence ATGTACTGTGCAAAGAAAGACCGCAGACTTGCAGTGTTGATCCTGTTGCCCATGCTTCTCTTGCTGTTCATTTTTGTCTATGGCTTTATTGCATGGTCATTTAGGATTTCTTTCACTGATTGGAACAGCATTCTTCCAAACATGACCTCAGTAGGGTTTGAGAATTATCAAAGGTTGTTTGACTCACAGCGGTTTCAGACCGATATCCGTAATACAATCTTCTTTACGCTGTTCTTCCTTGTTATTTGTATCGTAGGTGGTTTCTTTCTCAGCTATCTACTCTATTCCAAATTACGGGGTGAGTCGTTCTTGCGAACGATATATCTATTTCCCCTTTCTCTCTCTTTTGTGGTAACTGGTGTTCTATGGCGTTGGATTTTCAGCCCTGAGGTAGGAGTAAACTCTCTATTCCGAATGATGGGATTTGAAGCAACATTTGGGTGGTTCACTTCAACCTATAGTCTTGGTGGATTCAATGTTGCGCTTATTGCACTCATCATCGCAGCCTCTTGGCAATACCTCGGATATACGATGGCAATGTTCCTGGCAGGGCTGAGAGGTATTCCTGACCAGCTTATTGAATCTGCGCAGATTGATGGGGCTGGAGAGTTGGCTACCATGTGGTATGTCATTCTTCCCATTATCAAGCCGATTACATTTTCTGCCATGATTGTGCTGGGTCATATCTCACTGAAGATATTCGATTTGGCATATGCGATGACAGGAAAAGGGCCCGCATTCGTCACTGATTTTCCTGGACTCTTTATGTTTGAGACAACCTTCCGAGGAAACCACTATGCTGAAGGTGCAGCAATCTCTATTATTATGCTGATCTTGGTTGCTGTGGTAATCGTGCCGTATCTCATTTCAACGCTGAGGGGGGATTCAGAATGA
- a CDS encoding carbohydrate ABC transporter permease has protein sequence MITKKSSKMLKYILAYIAVALFLFPLYVVFNNSLKPFADVRISEMWIPAQNISFEGYAEAFVKLGQNIQNSFMLVIPVSLFSVIFGAIIGFIFAKVKFRYSNLIFALVIFGMFIPYQSILIPLVRTMNTVGLYGHLSGLIVTHIIYGLPISSLMFRNYYAKLPDELLEAGMIDGLRLGGVFRKVVVPISLPTMVVVLIWQFTSVWNDFLFAVVLTQRPSIQPITVALQNLAGTQVIEWNVQMAGALIAAIPTLLVYIFLGKYFIQGLLSGSVKG, from the coding sequence ATGATTACCAAAAAATCAAGCAAGATGCTCAAATACATACTCGCGTATATCGCGGTAGCTCTTTTCCTTTTTCCTCTCTATGTGGTTTTTAATAATAGTTTAAAACCATTTGCAGATGTAAGAATCAGCGAGATGTGGATTCCCGCTCAAAATATATCATTTGAGGGTTATGCAGAAGCGTTCGTCAAACTTGGACAGAACATTCAAAATAGTTTCATGCTTGTAATTCCTGTTAGCCTCTTCTCGGTAATTTTTGGAGCGATTATAGGGTTCATTTTTGCAAAAGTTAAGTTCAGGTACTCCAATCTTATTTTTGCTTTAGTCATTTTTGGTATGTTTATTCCTTACCAAAGTATCTTGATCCCTCTCGTTCGTACCATGAATACCGTTGGGTTATATGGTCATCTCTCTGGGCTGATCGTGACCCATATCATTTATGGCTTACCGATCTCTTCACTCATGTTCCGTAACTACTATGCGAAACTGCCTGATGAGTTGCTTGAAGCTGGGATGATCGACGGACTTCGTCTCGGCGGCGTTTTTAGAAAAGTAGTGGTTCCCATTTCTTTGCCTACGATGGTTGTTGTACTTATTTGGCAGTTTACCAGTGTTTGGAATGATTTCCTTTTTGCTGTTGTCTTGACGCAAAGACCTTCTATCCAACCAATTACTGTTGCCCTGCAAAATCTGGCAGGAACCCAGGTAATTGAGTGGAATGTGCAGATGGCAGGTGCCTTGATTGCAGCAATTCCTACACTGCTTGTCTACATTTTCCTTGGGAAATATTTCATTCAAGGGCTTCTCTCCGGTTCAGTGAAAGGGTAG
- a CDS encoding ROK family protein: MESQKYIGIDIGGTKTAISLGDSDGGLINKRKFLTPSGVDAVIESIFVEVELLLSPSHSLHDIKAIGISCGGPLDSKRGIIQSPPNLPGWDDIPIVDIVSEHFGIPTYLENDANACALAEWYWGNGKGFDSIIFLTFGTGLGAGLILDGALYRGTNGLAGEVGHWRMADTGPYCYYKRGSWESYVSGAGISGLYEIATGKTVSAQKVCQLAKEGDSTAMHVIEQSAMMLGSGLALLIDLLNPQRIIIGSIYSRDEELFRPIMDQVLCEETLSLPYSNCEVVPSLLGEQLGDMAALGIARDHSMRRER, translated from the coding sequence ATGGAATCACAAAAATATATTGGTATCGACATAGGTGGTACAAAAACAGCTATCAGCCTTGGGGATAGCGATGGTGGGTTGATCAACAAACGGAAATTTCTCACTCCATCCGGAGTTGATGCGGTGATAGAAAGCATTTTTGTAGAGGTTGAACTGCTACTGTCTCCTTCCCACTCCCTTCATGATATCAAGGCAATTGGCATTTCATGTGGGGGGCCTCTTGATAGTAAACGTGGAATCATTCAATCACCTCCCAATCTCCCAGGGTGGGACGATATTCCAATTGTGGACATTGTATCAGAGCATTTTGGTATTCCAACGTATCTGGAAAATGATGCGAATGCCTGTGCCTTGGCCGAATGGTATTGGGGTAATGGGAAGGGATTTGATTCAATCATTTTCTTGACCTTCGGTACTGGCTTAGGTGCTGGTTTGATCTTGGATGGTGCTCTCTATCGGGGAACCAATGGTCTTGCAGGAGAAGTTGGACATTGGAGGATGGCTGATACCGGTCCCTATTGTTACTACAAGAGAGGATCATGGGAGAGCTACGTCAGTGGTGCAGGTATATCCGGTCTGTATGAAATTGCAACCGGGAAAACAGTGAGTGCCCAAAAGGTTTGTCAGCTGGCCAAGGAAGGCGATTCTACTGCGATGCATGTCATTGAACAGAGTGCAATGATGTTGGGCTCAGGGCTAGCCTTGTTGATCGACTTGCTCAATCCACAGCGCATTATCATTGGAAGTATCTATAGTAGGGACGAGGAGTTGTTCCGACCAATAATGGACCAGGTGCTATGCGAAGAAACTCTCAGCCTCCCATACTCAAATTGTGAGGTTGTACCATCCTTGCTTGGAGAACAGCTGGGAGATATGGCAGCCTTAGGAATTGCTAGAGACCATAGTATGAGGAGAGAGCGATGA
- a CDS encoding SIS domain-containing protein codes for MIYTLDQLLERYPQLKSITSNLAAARNLVVKKAQEGKLFLVAGNGGSSADADHIVGELMKSFVRKRPIEDMIAQQLSNIGGEAGNQIASNLEGAVKAICLSSHQALSTAFMNDVDPSLVYAQQVYGYGVPGDLFIGISTSGNAKNVLSAALVARAKGLSVLGLTGEAGGALKEHCDVCIQVPEIETFKVQELHLPIYHWLCIEIEAALWP; via the coding sequence ATGATATATACATTGGATCAATTGCTAGAACGTTACCCGCAACTGAAGAGCATAACCAGTAATTTGGCAGCGGCTCGGAATCTGGTGGTGAAGAAAGCTCAAGAAGGAAAATTATTCTTGGTTGCGGGCAATGGGGGGAGTAGCGCCGATGCTGATCATATTGTAGGCGAACTCATGAAGTCGTTCGTTCGTAAACGCCCGATAGAAGATATGATAGCTCAACAATTGAGCAACATTGGGGGAGAAGCGGGAAACCAAATAGCTTCCAACTTGGAGGGAGCGGTAAAGGCTATCTGCTTATCGAGTCACCAAGCGCTTTCAACAGCCTTCATGAATGATGTTGACCCTTCCCTTGTGTATGCACAACAGGTTTATGGTTATGGTGTTCCTGGAGACCTCTTTATCGGGATATCTACTTCAGGAAACGCAAAAAATGTGTTGAGCGCAGCTTTGGTAGCTCGTGCAAAAGGTTTGTCGGTACTTGGTTTGACGGGTGAAGCAGGTGGTGCATTAAAAGAGCATTGTGATGTATGCATTCAGGTTCCTGAAATTGAAACATTCAAGGTCCAAGAACTGCATCTTCCTATATACCATTGGCTCTGCATCGAAATCGAGGCAGCCCTTTGGCCTTAG